The genomic stretch CATGAAGGCACAGTCAGGTGGTGTCCTGCATAGTGACAGTGCATGTCTGTCTGTTTCCTGACCCAGAGGGCTTAAGACAGTGCCCAACTGCTGTGGTGGGTGGGCAGTGGAGGTTGTGTGGCTTGCACCACAGGAGTATGTTTTCTTTCATGCTTCCCTTCTCCTTGTTTGGAGGTGACTTCATTAGAGGCCATACCTATTTCAGGCCCTAGGAATTCCTCTTGGTCTTCTTGATCACAGGGGAAGGAAATAGAGCCCCCATCTCCTCACCCCAAGCTTATCACTCGTTTTTCCCCCTCATAGGCACAGGAGGAAGCTCGGCGGAACAGACTAATGAGAGACATGGCTCAGCTTCGACTTCAGGTAGGAAATTGGGGCCAAATGCTCCTTCAGAAGTGGTTATTGCTGGAGTTCCGTGGCGATTCCCACCCCTCCAGCTGCCGTTGTCCTGCACTGCCCTGCGATGGCCCTCCATTTCTCCCAGATTATCTTCCTGGTCTCATCGGCTGCCCTCCCTACTGCCCGTTCTTCACTGTGCCTTCATCCCCCGCTTCTGCCTTCACTTCTGGCTCTTTTCTTTCTCGTTTGTTTCCTTAACCCCTTGTTTCTGTGTactttttcccctccccctcagcaGCAGGAGGAGCCCATAGAGCCACCCTGAACCCCACCCTTCTCCTGCCTGGGCTGCAGGGCCCCTCACAGCTCCATCCACTCTACCTTCTTTTACCAGCTCGAGGTATCTCAGCTGGAGGGCAGCTTGCAGCAGCCCAAGGCCCAGTCAGCCATGTCTCCCTACCTCGTCCCTGACACCCAGGCCCTCTGCCACCACCTCCCTGTCATCCGCCAGCTGGCCACCAGTGGCCGCTTCATTGTCATCATCCCAAGGACAGGTAAGCATATGGGAGAGGTGAGGGGACAGATAGAGTTTGGCTAAAAGAGACTCTGGGTTTGGGATTGAAAGACCCTTACTTGAGGCCCAATTTACACACAGCTGCCTTGATCAAGCCCCACCACCTTTCTGCATGTCAGTCATTTCCTCTGTGAAATGGACATAACAATCCCTGTCACAGGACAGTTgggagaaagagatgaaaaaatctAAGTGGAAGCACCTTGTAAATTGCTTGCAGAGACGGTCACATTTTCAGAGACCTTGAGGAGCCCTGCAGGGAGCCCATGGTCCATTTTTCCCCTGTAGTGTGTGCTGGGGTGAGCTCAGATGCTTCCTTGCATTCTGCTCTCAGCTCATCTGTTTTATCctttcccacccccaccttgcCCACTAGTGATTGATGGCCTGGATTTGCTTAAGAAGGAACACCCAGGGGCCCGGGATGGGATCCGTTACCTGGAGGcagaatttaaaaaaggaaacaggtgAGTGCCAGGCCTAGCTGGACCTGTGCTGAACCCTCTGTCCATTTTCCAAACAATAAATGCTAAGTGCTTGGTAAGACACACACTCTCAGTCGGCCTACAGTTTGCTCACTGTCCGGGGAGACCAAAGAGATATATAGAGGTTAGGGTCCCAGTGCTGAAATAGAGGGTGATCAGAGGAGCGAGGAGTCCTGTGGGGGGAGCACTGACCTGCTCTCCATTTGCCTCTGGGGCAAACATGTGACCAGTATTTGCTGGGTGAGAGGGCACAATCCACCCCCCAACTCCAGGCTCCAGGCTCCTTTTCAGGAGAGTGTTTCCTGCCTTACAGTTGGGTCAGGTGACCAGGTTTCTAGGTGGGAGTTCCCTCATCCGGGCTGCACAGGAGCGTCCCACCTCCCCATTGAGCTGAGGTGGTGAGACTCAGTGCCACCCAGGGAGGAGCAGATGACAGTATATGCAGGTGCTCAGCCCAGGTCAGGCCCTTCCTTCTGGCCTTTGGGGCCAGAAGAGGACTAGGCGGTGGCTGTAGGGAATAGGGAGAAAGCTCccctctctcctgccctctcctctGCATCTGCCCTTGCCTGGCCAGGAAGCTGTACAAAGCCTGCTTGTTTGGGCCTTGCCTCCAGAAGCCCTGACTTGAAAAGCATCTATCTCCCCTCCCAGCTCCTCCCCCGGGAGGAACCAAAGAAGCGATGTTATCAGGAGGAAAAGTGAGCTGGGCCCAGCAGCCAGGAAGCCACTTCAAATGGCTCCAAACAGACTCATGATGGGAGAGACgtgctccccacctcctcccacaaACTGGGTCCCTGGAGCCACAATGGCCTGCTTTGTATGAGGTAccctccctctcctctgccccccacctccactctCGTGTCTCCTTTGCAGGTACATTCGCTGCCAGAAAGAGGTGGGAAAGAGCTTTGAGCGGCATAAGCTGAAGAGGCAGGATGCAGATGCCTGGTAAAATATCAGCCCTCACCCCTAGAACCTCAGGCTGCCCCCCTTGCTCCTCCATGAGCACTCCCTGGGAGAGTGGCGCAGGGCCAGAGAACTGTGTGGCAGGAAGTCTGCTCCAGGCCTGAGCCCATTCTGACCCAGTGATGCAGAGGCTCGGTGGCCCCACTCAGGACACCTTTGCCCACTCCCTGCAGCACATCCTCTGGGACCAGCTTCCAGGACCACCCACTACTACCCTGGCACTCCCTGGTTTCTCTTGCTCTCTCCTCTGGTGCCCTCCAGCTCCCAGCTTCCTTTGTTCCCTGGAGATCCTGGTGTTCAGGTTGTGCTAATGCTGGTCCCCCCCACTCCAGGACTCTCTACAAGATCCTGGACAGCTGCAAACAGCTGACTCTGGCCCAGGGGGCAGGCGAAGAGGACCCAAGTGGTATGGTGACCATTGTCACAGGCCTCTCACTGGACAACCCCAGCGTGCTTTCAGGCCCCATGCAGGTGGGtcctggggtgaggtggggggctgggtgtgggatggggaggggctgCCAGAGTAGATGCCATCCTCGGGCCCTCTGTGTGGTTGCCTTTTTGCTCTCCTGTCACCCCTCCGCAGCCCCTTGACAGCTCACCCCCCACTTGGGGAGGCCAAGCCATCTCAtgtctcctctccctcttccacAGGCAGCCCTGCAGGCTGCTGCCCATGCCAGTGTGGACATCAAGAATGTTCTGGATTTCTACAAGCAGTGGAAGGAGATTGGCTGAGACTAGCCCCCAGGCCCTGCTGTGGGGCTGACTCCAAATCTCTCCTGGCTTCCCTGGCAGCCAGGACCACCACCCGTAGTCACCCCACCACATGCAGACTCACGCATGCACACAGGAACAAAGCCCAGCAGCACACGGAGGCTGCAGGGAGGGCCCAGGAGCGGGCTGGGAGGGCAGGGTACCCCTGGTGCCAAGCGATGTCAGGAAAGCGAGGAAAGTGCTTGGAGCAGGAGAGGACTGTAGGCCCCTAGCCAGCCTTCCTGCCTTGACCCCCCTGCTGTCCCCTGGGGCAGGTGGCAGGCATGGGTGTCTGCATTTCATTGGCGTGGTTCCTGGACCTCTGAGGAGAAGGGACAGCAGAAGGGGCCTGTCTTCCTCACCCAAGATCCAGGGTGGCTGGGGCCAGGAGTTCAGACTCTCCAGGCCCTGGGGAAGAGTTGGATAACACCGGATGTCTGAGTGGTTCTCTGTAGACCCTTCCCCTCAAGGACCACCCATTCTTTCATCTCCCTTTGGGGGGGGCGGGAGGGGCTGGGCCACTCGAGCCTTGGGGACTCTTAAAGAAGCAGGACCTGATAGGGCCTGGAGCTTCCTGCCCTGGGTAGCAGGGTCAGGGTGTGCACTCCCCTCCCCTGCTGCAGGGGCCTGCCACCCTACCGCCCCCTTCTGCTTTCTGCTTCCCTCTGGCGAGCTTGCAGGTCAGGGAGCAGGCCCCACCTAGGCTGCAGGCAGTCTGGCCTGTGCCAGTGGGGTTCCTGTGCCTATCAGCCCCACAGTGACTGCTTTGTGCCCTTGGCTGCTGTGTTGGGACAGAGTTAGCTGCCACtaagagaaggggagggaggtgCAGCCTGAGGCCACCACCCCCTTGCTATCTCTGGAGGGCTTTTATCCCGCCCAGGGGAAGAGCTGAAGACAAGGGGACTGCGTCCTGGTGGGCAATAGGTGTGGCCCCCTGAAAGCTACCTGCTCAGGGGCCTTCTGTCCTGATGGGCTGCCTTGCTTTTGCCCTTCTTGGGACTAATGGCCTGGGGAACTGGGCCTGGAGCTGACATTTGGGATGTTGAGGTGAATGTTGGAGCAGAGATCATGAGTAGCTCAGGGCAGTGAGTGGAGAACCTGGAACAGGGCCCTGTGGGAGGCTCTGCCCTTCAGGCTGGGAGTATAGCACAGGCTGGGGGGTGGAGGAGCTCAgctctgcccccctcccccttgGCACTAGCCCAGCTTCTCAAGCTGTGCTTAGAGGAGAGCAGGCTCCCTGCCTCATTCCTCTAAGATAGtaagtctgggaaaacctgggggggggggtcacccCCCACCCCTAGTCCCAGGCAGAGACTGAAACTAAAGCATCACTTAATAAAGAACCCCCAAGCCCACACCTTGTCTCCTGGTGCCTTTCTGTATAGCAGTTTTATTGGAGGAGGGGAATTTTGGAGACTACATACTGAAATGCATTTTGGAAAGGCTTTTTGGTGGATGGGACAGAGCAGCAAGAGGAGGCAATTTAAATAAAGATAGGAAGTAGTTTGGTGAAAGACTGGTCAAGTTCATTTGACTTGGGAGCTGCGGTGCCCTCACAAAGGTTGAAGATtagtgtggggaggggggtgggaccGAAAGCCAGGAGAGGTGAAAACATTTTGAAGGCAGCAGAGCTGCCATAGGGGAGTAGGGGTAGTGTTGCTGCTTTGCTAGGGAAGTTACTGGCTCCATCTGGCTCTTCTGAATCAGAAACTTACTTCCTCAAGGGGGTGGAGGTGAGCCTTGAAACCAGCCTTTGAGACTCCGCAAGGATAAGCATCTCGGGTTGTACCTATGGGTTGTGAATAAGCATGGCAAATGCCTCGTGGTTGAACCATTTACCAAAGGCATTTGCTTTGAACCCTGCCAACACCAGGTGCTGAGAGGCAGGAAAGCATGGTGGGAAGTGGTTTCACAAATCCAGTTCAAAGTCTGGAGGTCTGTCTTCTGACATCCAGCCTAAAGCAGAGCTACCGTCACCTCCTGGGTGAGCCTGGAACCAAGATGCAGGCCCACCTGAAGGGGTGGGCTCTCCACGTCACCCAGGCTTGTTTGAGCCAGTCCGATCTCAATGGGATTGGGTCAAGCTGGAGGCGCTGGCTGTGTGCTGGAGGCCGAGTGAGCTGCCTGCTAATGGGGCTGGGCCACCCCGCACTGCTCCCTGGAGGCTGGACAAGGGTGGGATTGTTCCCTGGCTCCCCTTTGTCTCCCTACTCCCCGCCCAGGCCTGGCCCGCCGGTCcagccactctgctctccctccctctgctcaGTCTGGCTGGCAGGAGGCTGGGACTCCGCCTGTGGCGCCCCAGGCCTGCTGACCCACCGGCCTAGGAGCACCCGCCAAGCTCAGGGTAAGGACGCTCACTATTCTGGGGATATAGAGGTAAAACTGCTCCGGCCACCCCGTCACCATTTCCATGGCAACAGCACGCACCTCACCCTACTCCAGAGACCTCCACACCCTACTGCTAAGGGAAAGGACCGTGAGGGGAGATAGACTCCATCAtcttcctctcccacccctcctTCAGGTAGACTGCCGCAGTGTCAGGATAGACCCGACCTTCCTGTATCCTGcccctgggaggggtgggggataCTCTGGAAGGCCTTCATCCTTCAAAGCTGGGGTGCAGGAACTAGGGGCCAAGTCTGCCTTGTGCCCAGCAGAGTTTGCAACATCCATCTCAGGGGCAGAGGGTTCCCAAACTGTTGAATGACAGAGGAGCAGAGGCCTGGGGGATTAACCAGCTGTGTGATACCCAGAGTGTGTGCGACACACAGATGGATGAGCAAAGCTGGCGGCAGAAAGAGGGGCGGGGCTCGACTGTAGAGTTGTGGGAAAGTTCGGGCCTagggagatggggaggggaggacGTGTTCTCCCTCCTCCTGGGGCAGCTCCACCCCCTGGCTGGCCCCACCCTTTGGCTTGTGCCAAGGAATGTGCCTGGGAGAGGCCGCCTGAGAGGCGGGCGGGGCGGCAGAGCTGCGAGCTGCAGCCACCCGGAGGCAGCGCACAGGTCTGGGGCTGAGGGGCCCGGGGCTCTGGAGGGGCAGGGACCCAAAATCTGAGTGTAGTTCTCAGAGAAAAGCTAGGCATCCCCCCTTGCCTCCCCGGCAGGCATACAGCCTCTCCAGAAAATGTCCCTGAGGCCCATGAGTTTTCTGTGCTCAGGCCAGGCACCGTGGGCCAAGGGGCTTTCTGGAGGGGTGGGAGGTGCTCGGTGTGCTGGCCGCCAGGAGCCAAGGTTTACCCTAAGACAGAAACTAGGGGACTGGGAGCCTGGATCCAGGATTGCTAACGAGGCAGCCACCCAACTGGGGCGGACTCTCCACTCCATGCTAGGCTGAGGCTGACTAGCTCCTCTCATTGGGAAGACTGAATCCCCCAAGGCCAGTTCAAGGGGAACCTGAACAGCAGCGTGGAAGGGGTGGGGGTTCTGGGATATGATGGTGGAGGTGGGAGCTGGGCCAGACTCTCCAGGCCCGAGGGAAGCAGCTTAAGGGTCCAGCTACCACCTACATATGCCTGGGTGCACAGAGCCTGGTTCCTGAGGCTCAGTGACCTGGCCTGGCCTGCACCTGGGTGAAGACGGGCCTGTGAATGGGGCAGACACCTGATCCTCCATCCCCTACTCTGCCTCCAGGTCACCGTGGAGGCATCTGCCGGCCATGCTCAGCCTCAAGCTTCCCCAACTCCTTCGGGTCCACCAGGTCCCCCGGGTGAGGGGCTCAACCAATCTCCCCTTCCCAGGGAACTGACGGGGACAGTGGTTCTCTTTTAGCAATTGGGGCGGTCCCTCCTGCAGGCTAACTAACTCCTATTCCTCCCATTCCAGTGTGAGACTCTTCCTGTGTTCCCTGAGGAAGGCACTTGTATCCCACTCCCTAGAGCCCAGCCTGACCCTCCAGCTGATGAACCCTTCCCAAAGCACCCTTTTTGTGCCTGCCCCCCTCCTAGCTTAACCCTTACTCTGGATCGTCTCTGATTTCTCACTTCCTTTTGGGTAATGGGACCCATGGTAAGATGGGAGGAGTGTGTGGGGGGGAATGTGCAGATTTAATTTGGCTTTGGGACCACTGTGACCTTCAGTCCATCCTCTTCACCCCTGCTTCCAGAGGTCCGTCATGGAGGGAAAGTGTCCCTGCACAGTgactcctctcctctctccccactcccacaACCACCCCAGGTGTTTTGGGAAGATGGCATCATGTCTGGCTACCGCCGGCCCACCAGCTCCGCCTTGGACTGTGTCCTCAGCTCCTTCCAGATGACCAACGAGACGGTCAACATCTGGACTCACTTCTTGCCCACCTGGTGAGGGTAGGCTCTGCCCCAGGCGGCAGCCTTGAGCTCAGAGCGGGTACCCAGGCGGGCAGGGACCATCCCAGCCCGCGGGCTGCAGCAGGAGTCGCGGGGCCCTGAGCACCTGACCACCGCAGGTACTTCCTGTGGCGCCTCCTGGCGCTGGCAGGGGGCCCCAGCTTTTGGGCGGAGTCGTACCACTGGCCGCTGCTCATCTTCCTGCTGCCCGCCTGCCTCTACCCCTTTGCGTCGTGCTGCGCGCATACCTTCAGCTCCATGTCGCCCCGCGCGCGTCACATCTGTTACTTCCTGGACTACGGCGCGCTCAGCCTCTACAGCTTGGGTGAGCCCGGCGCGGCGGGGTGCGCGGAGTTGAGGACAGGGGCGTAGGGAGTCGGGGGCGGGAGTGAGAGTTGTGACCTGGACGGGGCGGGGGCATTCTCCGCCCTGCGCGCGCGTATCGGGCCTCAGCTCCCGCCCCTCCACCACACCCCCCTCCACCACACCGCAGGCTGCGCCTTCCCCTATGCGGCCTACTCCATGCCGGCCTCCTGGCTGCACGGCCACTTGCACCATCTCTTTGTACCCACCGCCGCACTCAATTCCTTCCTGTGCACCGGCCTGTCCTGCTACTCTCGGTGGGTTCTTAGGCCTGGTCAGTGGTGAGGGGGACAGGACAGGGCACCCCCAAACACAGGGACACCTGGGAACCTAGTGGCCAGCAAAGGTGTGCCTGTGCCTCCTGGCTCttgaaaaataatagtaacaaagGGACCATTTATTGGGGAGGTTACTGTGTGCCACATCCTGTATGCCAACACTGTATACACTGTCCACACTGTCCCTTTTAATTCTCACAGTCACCTAAGGGGCAGGTgtctttatccccattttcaggTGTGGTGATTTACAGAAGTGGTCATGTGCCTTGAGGGCCCTCGTAGCCACTAAACTACGTGGATATTCCGTCTTGACCAAAAGTACAGGGGGCCCCCTGCCCTTCTCTGACCCCATCCTGAGCACAGGGAGGGTAGGGATGGTGACCAAGCTACCTTTCTGTCCCGCCTCTCAGGTTCCCCGAGCTAGAAAACCCTGGGCTCAGTAAGGTCCTGCGCACAGCCGCCTTCGCCTACCCCTTCCTGTTTGACAACCTCCCGCTCTTCTATCGGGTAAGGGTGCCTGGGGCTCCTGCTCTCCCATCCTGA from Choloepus didactylus isolate mChoDid1 chromosome 2, mChoDid1.pri, whole genome shotgun sequence encodes the following:
- the PAQR6 gene encoding membrane progestin receptor delta isoform X1, giving the protein MLSLKLPQLLRVHQVPRVFWEDGIMSGYRRPTSSALDCVLSSFQMTNETVNIWTHFLPTWYFLWRLLALAGGPSFWAESYHWPLLIFLLPACLYPFASCCAHTFSSMSPRARHICYFLDYGALSLYSLGCAFPYAAYSMPASWLHGHLHHLFVPTAALNSFLCTGLSCYSRFPELENPGLSKVLRTAAFAYPFLFDNLPLFYRLGLCWGRGHDCGQEELSTSHGYHLFCALLTGFLFASHLPERLAPGRFDYIGHSHQLFHICAVLGTHFQLEAVLADMGSRRVWLATQEPALGLVGTVATLGLAVAGNLLIIAVFTAALLQAPSTCPLLQGGLPDGATQAKQQ